The Mus musculus strain C57BL/6J chromosome 2, GRCm38.p6 C57BL/6J genome has a window encoding:
- the Olfr1158 gene encoding olfactory receptor 1158, translated as MSVENSTVKTEFYLLGFSDHPELQSLLFAVFFSIYSITLMGNIGMIVLITVSPNLHIPMYFFLWMLSFIDACSSSVIAPKLLVDLISDKKVISYNGCATQFYFCCSLVDTESFLLAAMAYDRYIAICNPLLYTVIMSKRVCTQLAFEAFLGGTMSSIIHTTNTFQLSFCSKEINHFFCDMTPLFSLSCFDTYTHDIILVFFTSLVEAVCLLAVLLSYMYIIVAILKTGSAEGRKKGFSTCASHLAVITIYHGTLIFIYLCPSTGHSMDIDKMTSVFYTLIIPMLNPLIYSLRNKNVKFAFRKIISKKLFFLVI; from the coding sequence ATGAGTGTGGAGAACAGCACTGTGAAGACTGAATTCTATCTCCTGGGATTCAGTGATCATCCAGAGCTCCAGAGTCTCCTATTTGCTGTGTTTTTCTCCATCTACTCCATTACTCTGATGGGGAATATTGGCATGATTGTATTGATCACAGTCAGTCCTAATTTACACATtcccatgtactttttcctctGGATGCTGTCCTTCATAGATGCATGTTCCTCCTCTGTCATTGCCCCCAAATTACTTGTGGATTTGATTTCTGACAAGAAGGTGATTTCTTACAATGGCTGTGCTACACAGTTTTATTTTTGCTGCTCTCTGGTTGATACAGAATCTTTCCTGTTGGCTGCCATGGCTTATGACAGGTACATTGCAATCTGTAACCCCCTGCTCTATACTGTAATTATGTCCAAGAGGGTCTGTACTCAGCTGGCATTTGAAGCATTCTTGGGTGGAACTATGAGTTCAATAATCCATACAACTAACACTTTCCAGTTGTCATTCTGCTCCAAAGAAATTAACCATTTCTTTTGTGATATGACTCCACTCTTCTCTCTGTCCTGCTTTGATACTTACACACATGACATTATACTGGTGTTTTTCACAAGTTTGGTGGAAGCTGTCTGTCTTCTTGCTGTTCTCCTCTCCTATATGTATATTATAGTGGCCATTCTTAAAACAGGTTCtgcagagggaagaaagaaagggttcTCTACTTGTGCTTCTCACCTGGCAGTAATCACCATTTATCATGGCAccctgatttttatttatttgtgtcctAGTACAGGCCATTCAATGGATATTGACAAAATGACCTCTGTGTTCTATACATTGATTATACCCATGCTTAACCCCTTGATATACAGTCTCAGGAACAAAAATGTCAAATTCGCCTTTAGAAAAATTATTagcaaaaaattgttttttttagttatttaa
- the Olfr1160 gene encoding olfactory receptor 1160: protein MQKPKFLQIMSVENSTVKTEFYLLGFSDHPELQSLLFAVFFSIYSITLMGNIGMILLITVSPNLHIPMYFFLCMLSFIDACYSSVIAPKLLVDLISDKKVISYNGCATQLYFFCSLVDTESFLLAAMAYDRYIAICNPLLYTVIMSKRVCIQLAFGAFLGGTMSSIIHTTNTFQLSFCSKVINHFFCDVSPLFSLSCFDTYTHDIILVVFASLVEALSLLTVLLSYMYIIVAICKIGSAEGRKKGFSTCASHLAVITIYHGTLIFIYLRPSTGHSMNIDKMTSVFYTLIIPMLNPLIYSLRNKDVKFAFRKIISKKLFT, encoded by the coding sequence ATGCAGAAACCAAAATTTCTACAAATAATGAGTGTGGAGAACAGCACTGTGAAGACTGAATTCTATCTCCTGGGATTTAGTGATCATCCAGAGCTCCAGAGTCTCCTGTTTGCTGTGTTTTTCTCCATCTACTCCATTACTCTGATGGGGAATATTGGCATGATCTTATTGATCACAGTCAGTCCTAATTTACACATtcccatgtactttttcctctGTATGTTATCCTTCATAGATGCATGTTACTCTTCTGTCATTGCCCCCAAATTACTTGTGGATCTGATTTCTGACAAGAAGGTGATTTCTTACAATGGCTGTGCTACACAGTTGTATTTTTTCTGCTCTCTGGTTGATACAGAATCTTTCCTTTTGGCTGCAATGGCTTATGACAGGTACATTGCAATCTGTAACCCCCTGCTTTATACTGTAATTATGTCCAAGAGAGTCTGTATTCAGTTGGCATTTGGAGCATTCTTGGGTGGAACTATGAGTTCAATAATCCATACAACTAATACTTTCCAGTTGTCATTCTGCTCCAAAGTAATTAACCATTTCTTTTGTGATGTCTCTCCACTCTTCTCTCTGTCCTGCTTTGATACCTACACACATGACATAATATTGGTGGTGTTTGCAAGTTTGGTGGAAGCTCTCTCTCTTCTTACTGTTCTCCTCTCCTATATGTATATTATAGTGGCCATTTGTAAAATAGGTtctgcagaaggaaggaagaaagggttctCTACTTGTGCTTCTCACCTGGCCGTAATCACCATCTATCATGGCACCctgattttcatttatttgcGTCCTAGTACAGGACATTCAATGAATATTGACAAAATGACCTCTGTGTTCTATACATTGATTATACCCATGCTTAATCCCTTGATATATAGTCTCAGAAACAAAGATGTCAAATTTGCCTTTAGAAAAATTATTAGCAAAAAATTGTTTACTTAG